Proteins co-encoded in one Ananas comosus cultivar F153 linkage group 15, ASM154086v1, whole genome shotgun sequence genomic window:
- the LOC109720903 gene encoding ubiquitin-conjugating enzyme E2 variant 1D-like isoform X2 yields MGSEGSRVVVPRNFRLLEELERGEKGIGDGTVSYGMDDADDIYMRSWTGTIIGPHNTVHEGRIYQLKLFCDMDYPEKPPTVRFQTRINMTCVNQETGLVEPGLFPMLANWQREYTMEDILTSLKKEMASPQNRKLYQPTTEGNEEQRVEQKGLMLRCAIL; encoded by the exons ATGGGCTCCGAAGGATCGCGCGTTGTGG TTCCAAGAAACTTCCGATTGCTAGAAGAGCTTGAGAGAGGTGAGAAGGGTATTGGTGATGGAACTGTGAGCTATGGAATGGATGATGCTGATGACATATACATGCGTTCCTGGACTGGAACCATTATCGGTCCTCACAAT ACTGTCCATGAAGGAAGAATATACCAGTTGAAGCTATTCTGTGACATGGATTATCCGGAGAAACCGCCAACAGTCCGATTCCAAACTCGTATAAATATGACGTGTGTAAATCAGGAAACTGGATTG GTTGAACCAGGTCTATTTCCAATGCTCGCAAACTGGCAGAGAGAGTATACAATGGAGGACATTCTCACCAGTTTGAAGAAAGAGATGGCATCGCCGCAGAACCGAAAGTTATACCAACCAACAACAGAGG GTAATGAAGAGCAGAGAGTGGAGCAAAAAGGGTTAATGCTTCGGTGCGCTATCCTTTGA
- the LOC109720903 gene encoding ubiquitin-conjugating enzyme E2 variant 1D-like isoform X1, with protein MGSEGSRVVVPRNFRLLEELERGEKGIGDGTVSYGMDDADDIYMRSWTGTIIGPHNTVHEGRIYQLKLFCDMDYPEKPPTVRFQTRINMTCVNQETGLVEPGLFPMLANWQREYTMEDILTSLKKEMASPQNRKLYQPTTEESAGNEEQRVEQKGLMLRCAIL; from the exons ATGGGCTCCGAAGGATCGCGCGTTGTGG TTCCAAGAAACTTCCGATTGCTAGAAGAGCTTGAGAGAGGTGAGAAGGGTATTGGTGATGGAACTGTGAGCTATGGAATGGATGATGCTGATGACATATACATGCGTTCCTGGACTGGAACCATTATCGGTCCTCACAAT ACTGTCCATGAAGGAAGAATATACCAGTTGAAGCTATTCTGTGACATGGATTATCCGGAGAAACCGCCAACAGTCCGATTCCAAACTCGTATAAATATGACGTGTGTAAATCAGGAAACTGGATTG GTTGAACCAGGTCTATTTCCAATGCTCGCAAACTGGCAGAGAGAGTATACAATGGAGGACATTCTCACCAGTTTGAAGAAAGAGATGGCATCGCCGCAGAACCGAAAGTTATACCAACCAACAACAGAGG AATCGGCAGGTAATGAAGAGCAGAGAGTGGAGCAAAAAGGGTTAATGCTTCGGTGCGCTATCCTTTGA